In one Oryza glaberrima chromosome 2, OglaRS2, whole genome shotgun sequence genomic region, the following are encoded:
- the LOC127763447 gene encoding putative multidrug resistance protein, with the protein MGGDDRSAGKAKPVLGSFMTVFMHADAVDVVLMVLGLLGAVGDGLSMPVLLLITGSVYNNFGGGAANVQEFSSKVNMNARNLLFLAAGQWVMTFLEGYCWTRTAERQASRMRARYLQAVLRQDVEYFDLKKGSTAEVITSVSNDSLVVQDVLSEKVPNFVMNAAMFVGNYAFGFALMRQLMLVALPSVVLLIIPTFMYGRVVVDLARRIREQYTRPGAIAEQAMSSVRTVYSFVAERTTMAQFSAALEESVRLGLKQGLAKGVAIGSNGITFAILAFNVWYGSRLVMSHGYKGGTIFVVSYAVIQGGLALGSGLSNVKYLSEASSAAERILEVIRRVPKIDSESDTGEELGNVAGEVEFRNVKFCYPSRPESPIFVSFSLRVPAGRTVALVGGSGSGKSTVIALLERFYDPSAGEVMVDGVDIRRLRLKWLRAQMGLVSQEPALFATSIRENILFGKEDATAEEVIAAAKAANAHSFISQLPQGYDTQVGERGVQMSGGQKQRIAIARAILKSPKILLLDEATSALDTESESVVQEALDLASMGRTTIVIAHRLSTIRNADIIAVMQSGEVKELGSHDELIANENGLYSSLVHLQQTRDSNEIDEIGVIGSTSALGQSSSHSMSRRFSAASRSSSVRSLGDARDADNTEKPKLPVPSFGRLLMLNAPEWKQALMGSFGAVVFGGIQPAFAYAMGSMISVYFLTDHAEIKDKTRTYALIFVGLAVLSFLINIGQHYNFGAMGEYLTKRIREQMLAKILTFEIGWFDRDENSSGAICSQLAKDANVVRSLVGDRMALVIQTISAVLIACTMGLVIAWRLALVMIAVQPLIIVCFYARRVLLKSMSKKSIHAQAESSKLAAEAVSNLRTITAFSSQERILRLFDQSQDGPRKESIRQSWFAGLGLGTAMSLMACSWTIGFWYSGRLMAEHQITAKEIFQTFIILASTGRVIAEAGSMTTDLAKGADAVASVFAVLDRETEIDPDNPQGYKPEKLKGEVDIRRVDFAYPSRPDVIIFKGFTLSIQPGKSTALVGQSGSGKSTIIGLIERFYDPIRGSVKIDGRDIKAYNLRALRRHIGLVSQEPTLFAGTIRENIVYGTETASEAEIEDAARSANAHDFISNLKDGYGTWCGERGVQLSGGQKQRIAIARAILKNPAILLLDEATSALDSQSEKVVQEALDRVMIDRTSVVVAHRLSTIQNCDLITVLEKGIVVEKGTHASLMAKGPSGTYFSLVSMKQRGNQQVQQ; encoded by the exons ATGGGTGGCGACGATCGCAGCGCCGGGAAGGCGAAGCCAGTGCTCGGATCGTTCATGACGGTGTTCATGCACGCGGACGCGGTGGACGTGGTGTTGATGGTGCTTGGGCTCCTGGGCGCCGTGGGCGACGGACTCTCGATGCCGGTGTTGCTGCTCATCACCGGCAGCGTGTACAATaacttcggcggcggcgccgccaacgTCCAGGAGTTCAGCTCCAAGGTTAACATG AACGCGAGGAACCTCCTCTTCTTGGCCGCCGGTCAGTGGGTCATGACGTTTCTAG AGGGGTATTGCTGGACACGGACGGCGGAGCGGCAGGCGTCGCGGATGCGGGCACGGTACCTTCAGGCGGTGCTCCGGCAAGACGTGGAGTACTTCGACCTGAAGAAGGGGTCGACGGCGGAGGTGATCACCAGCGTGTCCAACGACAGCCTCGTGGTGCAGGACGTGCTGAGCGAGAAGGTGCCCAACTTCGTCATGAACGCCGCCATGTTCGTCGGTAACTACGCATTCGGGTTCGCGCTGATGAGGCAGCTCATGCTAGTGGCGCTGCCGTCGGTGGTGCTTCTCATCATCCCGACATTCATGTacggccgcgtcgtcgtcgacctcgcTCGCCGGATCAGGGAGCAGTACACCCGCCccggcgccatcgccgagcAGGCCATGTCGTCGGTGCGCACGGTGTACTCGTTTGTGGCGGAGCGGACGACCATGGCTCAGTTCTCAGCGGCACTCGAGGAGTCGGTGCGACTGGGGCTCAAGCAAGGGCTTGCCAAGGGCGTCGCCATCGGTAGCAACGGCATCACCTTCGCCATCTTGGCCTTCAACGTCTGGTACGGAAGCCGCCTCGTCATGTCCCATGGCTACAAGGGTGGCACCATCTTCGTCGTCTCCTACGCCGTTATCCAGGGCGGCCT AGCGCTTGGGTCAGGGTTGTCGAACGTGAAGTACCTCTCggaggcgagctcggcggcggagaggatcCTGGAGGTGATCCGGCGGGTGCCCAAGATCGACTCCGAGAGCGACACCGGCGAGGAGCTGGGcaacgtcgccggcgaggtggagtTCCGGAACGTGAAGTTCTGCTACCCGTCACGGCCGGAGAGCCCCATCTTCGTCAGCTTCAGCCTCCGCGTGCCGGCCGGGCGCACCGTGGCGCTGGTCGGTGGCAGCGGGTCCGGCAAGTCGACGGTGATCGCGCTGCTGGAGCGGTTCTACGACCCGTCGGCCGGCGAGGTGATGGTCGACGGCGTGGACATCCGGAGGCTCCGGCTAAAGTGGCTGCGAGCGCAGATGGGGCTGGTGAGCCAGGAGCCGGCGCTGTTCGCCACCAGCATCCGGGAGAACATCCTGTTCGGGAAGGAGGACGCCACAGCGGAGGAGGtgatcgccgccgccaaggcggCCAACGCACACAGCTTCATCTCCCAGCTGCCTCAGGGCTACGACACACAG GTGGGCGAGCGTGGTGTCCAAATGTCTGGGGGGCAGAAGCAGAGAATTGCTATTGCGAGAGCAATCCTGAAGTCACCCAAGATCCTCCTCCTTGATGAAGCCACTAGTGCATTGGACACTGAGTCAGAGAGCGTTGTACAGGAGGCCCTTGACCTAGCATCTATGGGGCGGACTACTATTGTGATTGCACATCGCCTATCCACTATCCGCAATGCTGACATAATTGCTGTCATGCAGTCTGGTGAGGTTAAGGAGCTGGGATCGCATGATGAGCTCATTGCCAATGAGAATGGCCTCTATTCATCTCTTGTGCACCTTCAACAGACCAGAGATTCAAATGAGATTGATGAGATTGGTGTAATTGGTAGTACATCCGCTCTAGGGCAGTCCAGCAGCCACAGCATGAGCAGGAGGTTCTCTGCAGCTAGCAGGTCAAGCTCAGTAAGGTCATTGGGCGATGCAAGAGATGCTGACAACACTGAGAAGCCAAAGCTTCCAGTGCCATCCTTCGGAAGGCTACTTATGCTTAATGCACCAGAGTGGAAGCAAGCACTAATGGGGAGTTTTGGTGCAGTTGTGTTTGGAGGCATCCAGCCAGCATTTGCATATGCCATGGGAAGCATGATCTCAGTCTACTTCTTGACAGATCATGCGGAGATCAAGGACAAAACAAGGACCTACGCACTCATTTTCGTAGGTCTAGCAGTGCTCTCATTTTTGATAAATATTGGTCAGCATTACAACTTTGGTGCAATGGGGGAATACCTCACCAAGAGAATAAGGGAACAGATGCTTGCAAAGATCCTCACCTTTGAAATTGGGTGGTTTGACCGTGACGAGAACTCCAGTGGTGCCATATGCTCACAGCTAGCTAAGGATGCCAATGTT GTGAGGTCTCTCGTGGGTGATCGAATGGCTCTGGTGATCCAGACTATTTCAGCAGTGCTTATTGCATGCACCATGGGTTTGGTCATTGCCTGGCGTTTGGCCCTTGTTATGATAGCAGTGCAGCCTCTGATCATTGTTTGCTTTTATGCTCGCCGTGTCTTACTCAAGAGCATGTCCAAGAAATCAATACATGCACAAGCTGAAAGTAGCAAGCTAGCTGCTGAGGCAGTCTCCAATCTTCGTACAATTACAGCCTTCTCATCCCAAGAGCGTATCTTACGCCTTTTTGACCAATCACAAGATGGACCACGCAAGGAAAGTATCCGGCAATCATGGTTTGCAGGGCTCGGCCTCGGCACCGCCATGAGCCTTATGGCATGCTCATGGACCATTGGCTTTTGGTATAGTGGCAGGCTTATGGCTGAGCACCAAATTACTGCCAAGGAGATCTTCCAAACCTTCATTATTCTAGCAAGCACAGGTCGTGTAATTGCAGAGGCAGGAAGCATGACAACAGACCTAGCTAAGGGTGCAGATGCAGTTGCTTCAGTATTTGCTGTTCTTGACCGGGAAACAGAAATTGATCCTGACAACCCTCAGGGATACAAGCCAGAGAAGCTCAAAGGCGAGGTGGACATCAGAAGAGTCGATTTCGCATACCCATCAAGGCCAGATGTTATAATCTTCAAAGGGTTCACATTGAGCATCCAACCAGGCAAGTCAACAGCCCTGGTTGGGCAAAGTGGCTCTGGCAAGTCAACCATCATTGGGCTCATAGAGAGGTTCTACGACCCAATTAGGGGGTCGGTGAAGATAGATGGAAGGGATATCAAAGCATATAATCTTCGAGCGCTGCGGCGGCACATTGGATTGGTCAGCCAAGAGCCAACACTATTTGCAGGTACAATCAGAGAAAACATTGTGTATGGCACAGAAACGGCTAGTGAGGCGGAAATTGAGGATGCAGCAAGATCTGCTAATGCACATGACTTTATTAGCAACCTGAAGGATGGATATGGTACGTGGTGTGGTGAGAGAGGAG